A stretch of the Sulfurimonas sp. HSL3-1 genome encodes the following:
- the amrA gene encoding AmmeMemoRadiSam system protein A: protein MTLQDILLKLARAAIEERFGKPFSFSKEILMEQFPQLSEQRATFVTINIDGDSLRGCIGSLLPHATLFDDVVYNAKAAAFSDKRFFPLSESEYPYCSIEISLLGLPEEVEYSDAEDLKAKIRPGIDGVILQQEDRSATFLPQVWEEFPSFDHFFGQLGVKAGIRGFALDQHPRIYIYQVERFEDRALDDEEALSEDAAAAEPTPAASYATAQDAEAGFYRALEYGDLDAMLGVWAEDDAVVCIHPGGERIQGSAAVNRSWREMLSGQPIMRFELEEVQRTGDAQLSVHTLRERIFVGSQLAGVALTTNVYKQEEGGWRMLMHHASPDPVVMR from the coding sequence ATGACCTTGCAAGACATACTACTCAAACTCGCCCGTGCGGCGATCGAAGAGAGATTCGGAAAACCGTTCAGTTTTTCAAAAGAGATACTGATGGAGCAGTTTCCGCAGCTCTCCGAGCAGCGCGCGACGTTCGTGACGATCAACATCGACGGCGATTCGCTGCGGGGCTGCATCGGCTCGCTTCTGCCCCACGCCACCCTCTTCGACGACGTCGTTTACAACGCCAAAGCCGCGGCCTTCAGCGACAAACGTTTTTTCCCGCTGAGCGAAAGCGAGTACCCTTACTGCAGCATCGAGATCTCGCTGCTGGGCCTCCCCGAAGAGGTGGAGTACAGCGACGCGGAGGATCTTAAAGCGAAAATAAGACCCGGAATAGACGGGGTGATCTTGCAGCAGGAAGACCGCAGCGCGACCTTCCTGCCCCAGGTGTGGGAGGAGTTCCCGAGCTTTGACCACTTCTTCGGCCAGCTCGGCGTCAAGGCGGGCATCCGAGGGTTTGCGCTCGACCAGCATCCCCGGATCTATATCTACCAGGTCGAGCGTTTCGAGGACAGGGCACTGGATGACGAAGAGGCGCTTTCCGAGGATGCTGCGGCTGCCGAACCCACACCCGCAGCCTCCTATGCGACCGCCCAGGACGCCGAGGCGGGCTTCTACCGGGCGTTGGAGTACGGGGACCTGGACGCGATGCTGGGCGTGTGGGCCGAGGACGATGCCGTCGTCTGCATTCACCCCGGCGGAGAGCGCATCCAGGGGAGCGCCGCGGTCAACCGGAGCTGGCGCGAGATGCTCTCGGGGCAGCCTATCATGCGTTTCGAACTCGAAGAGGTACAGCGTACGGGGGATGCGCAGCTCAGCGTCCATACGCTGCGCGAACGCATCTTCGTCGGCAGCCAGCTGGCCGGGGTGGCGCTGACGACGAACGTCTATAAGCAGGAAGAGGGGGGATGGCGGATGCTGATGCACCACGCCTCTCCCGATCCGGTGGTGATGCGCTAG
- the trpB gene encoding tryptophan synthase subunit beta: MLKPYLETMPDENGFFGKFGGAFIPPQLEEPFREIREAYDKLSKSYEYLHELRKIRKHYQGRPTPVYYAKNLSAFCGGGQIYLKREDLNHTGAHKLNHCMAEALLAKYLGKKKLIAETGAGQHGVALATAAAYFGLECEIHMGEVDIAKEHPNVVRMKILGAKVVPATHGLKTLKEAVDSAFEAYLADTETQMFAIGSVVGPHPFPRMVRDFQSVVGIEAKEQFFEMTGKLPDHAVACVGGGSNAMGLFSGFIDDPVQLHGVEPMGKGEKLGEHAATLTYGEEGVMHGFNSIMLKDAEGNPAPVHSIGSGIDYPSVGPEHAYLREIGRTIVGTATDDEAVDAFYKLSQYEGIIPALESAHAVAYAMTLARANPKDAILINLSGRGDKDIDYVIEHYPIPPKG; the protein is encoded by the coding sequence ATACTCAAACCGTATCTGGAAACGATGCCGGACGAGAACGGCTTTTTCGGCAAATTCGGCGGCGCGTTCATTCCGCCGCAGCTCGAGGAGCCTTTCCGGGAGATCCGCGAAGCCTACGACAAACTGTCGAAATCCTACGAGTACCTGCACGAGCTGCGCAAGATCCGCAAGCACTACCAGGGGCGGCCGACGCCGGTCTATTACGCGAAAAACCTCAGCGCGTTCTGCGGGGGCGGACAGATCTACCTCAAGCGCGAAGACCTCAACCACACCGGCGCGCACAAGCTCAACCACTGCATGGCCGAGGCGCTGCTGGCCAAGTACCTGGGCAAAAAGAAGCTCATCGCCGAGACCGGGGCGGGGCAGCACGGCGTGGCGCTGGCGACGGCGGCGGCCTATTTCGGGCTGGAGTGCGAGATCCACATGGGCGAGGTGGACATCGCCAAGGAACACCCCAACGTCGTGCGGATGAAGATCCTCGGTGCCAAGGTCGTTCCCGCGACGCACGGGCTCAAAACGCTTAAAGAGGCGGTCGACTCCGCGTTCGAGGCCTACCTGGCCGATACGGAGACCCAGATGTTCGCCATCGGCTCCGTCGTCGGGCCGCACCCCTTCCCGCGGATGGTGCGCGACTTCCAGTCCGTCGTCGGCATCGAGGCCAAAGAGCAGTTCTTCGAGATGACGGGCAAACTCCCCGACCATGCCGTCGCCTGCGTCGGCGGGGGCTCCAACGCGATGGGGCTCTTTTCGGGCTTTATCGACGATCCGGTGCAGCTGCACGGCGTCGAACCGATGGGCAAGGGGGAGAAGCTCGGCGAGCACGCCGCCACGCTTACCTACGGCGAGGAGGGGGTGATGCACGGTTTCAACTCCATCATGCTCAAAGACGCCGAGGGCAACCCCGCGCCGGTGCACTCCATCGGTTCGGGCATCGACTACCCCTCCGTCGGGCCGGAGCACGCCTACCTGCGCGAGATCGGGCGCACCATCGTCGGTACGGCGACGGACGACGAAGCGGTGGACGCCTTCTACAAACTTTCCCAGTACGAGGGGATCATCCCGGCGCTGGAATCGGCCCATGCCGTGGCCTACGCGATGACGCTGGCGCGCGCCAACCCCAAAGACGCCATCCTTATCAATCTCAGCGGGCGCGGCGACAAGGATATCGACTACGTTATCGAGCACTATCCCATCCCGCCGAAGGGGTAA
- a CDS encoding phosphoribosylanthranilate isomerase produces the protein MRVKITGITNLEDALAAVDEGADAIDFIFFQGSRRFITPEAAFKIVEQLPPFVEKVGIFVDSDAKFINKAIALSGITLAQIHFEATDALYGSLVAPHLRVVRAQREADVDYLSDRYRIVDVFGANTLKADGSLDLSWFEGKDCSKIILSGNLTPENVAQALPYGFYGVDVSTAVESEPGKKDREKMRAFIRAAKQC, from the coding sequence ATGCGCGTAAAAATCACCGGCATCACCAATCTCGAGGATGCGCTCGCCGCCGTGGACGAAGGCGCCGACGCCATCGACTTTATCTTTTTCCAGGGCTCCCGGCGCTTCATTACACCCGAGGCGGCCTTCAAGATCGTCGAGCAGCTGCCCCCCTTCGTCGAGAAGGTCGGCATCTTCGTCGACAGCGATGCCAAATTCATCAACAAGGCGATCGCGCTGAGCGGCATCACCCTCGCCCAGATCCACTTCGAGGCGACGGACGCTTTGTACGGTTCCCTCGTCGCGCCGCACCTGCGCGTCGTGCGCGCGCAGCGCGAGGCCGACGTCGACTATCTAAGCGACCGCTACCGCATCGTCGACGTCTTCGGCGCGAACACGCTCAAAGCGGACGGCAGCCTGGACCTGTCGTGGTTCGAGGGCAAGGACTGCTCGAAGATCATCCTCTCGGGCAACCTGACGCCCGAAAACGTCGCGCAGGCCCTCCCCTACGGCTTTTACGGCGTCGACGTCAGTACCGCGGTCGAGAGCGAACCGGGCAAAAAGGACCGCGAAAAGATGCGGGCCTTTATCCGCGCCGCCAAACAGTGCTAG
- a CDS encoding cold-shock protein, protein MADLKHGTVKWFNSEKGFGFIAPNEGGDDVFVHFRQVNRSGYGRVELNEGQEVTYEIGQGQKGPQAENVTAL, encoded by the coding sequence ATGGCAGATCTTAAACACGGAACCGTTAAATGGTTCAACAGCGAAAAAGGCTTTGGGTTTATCGCCCCGAATGAAGGCGGCGACGACGTATTTGTACACTTCCGCCAGGTTAACAGAAGCGGCTACGGTCGTGTCGAGCTCAACGAGGGTCAGGAAGTGACCTACGAAATCGGCCAGGGGCAGAAAGGCCCGCAGGCGGAGAACGTTACTGCCCTGTAA
- a CDS encoding superoxide dismutase: MAFELMKLPFEEAALEPMISAETIQYHYGKHHQGYVNNLNKLIEGGKYADASLLDIIRKSKGPTFNNAAQVFNHDFYWYGLSTEKTSPSTVLMDKIEHDHGSMEDFKDAFLNAAASLFGSGWVWLVNQNGSLAIKKYSNAETPIKDGLRPLLVCDVWEHAYYIDQRNNRAAYLENWWKLINWKFVSDNWAAKEDDPIIGYN, from the coding sequence ATGGCATTCGAACTGATGAAACTGCCTTTTGAAGAGGCGGCACTGGAACCGATGATCTCCGCGGAGACGATTCAGTATCACTACGGCAAGCACCACCAGGGCTACGTGAACAATCTCAACAAGCTGATCGAAGGCGGCAAATACGCGGACGCGTCGCTGCTCGACATTATCCGCAAATCCAAGGGCCCCACGTTCAACAATGCCGCACAGGTCTTCAACCACGACTTCTACTGGTACGGCCTGAGCACGGAGAAGACCTCTCCTTCCACGGTACTCATGGACAAGATCGAGCACGACCACGGCTCCATGGAGGATTTCAAAGACGCCTTCCTCAACGCCGCCGCGAGCCTCTTCGGCTCCGGCTGGGTCTGGCTCGTCAACCAAAACGGCAGCCTCGCCATCAAGAAGTACAGCAATGCCGAAACGCCCATCAAGGACGGTCTGCGCCCGCTGCTCGTCTGCGACGTCTGGGAACACGCCTACTACATCGACCAGCGCAACAACCGCGCGGCCTACCTGGAGAACTGGTGGAAACTCATCAACTGGAAGTTCGTCTCCGACAACTGGGCAGCCAAAGAGGACGACCCGATTATCGGGTATAACTAG
- a CDS encoding response regulator transcription factor gives MKPGIMIVEDESIIALNIKEILLMQGYEVTGIAPDRASAFALLERRKPDLILMDITLKNREDGIELARNITADLEIPIVFLTANDKDKTIDRAIDIQPYGYILKPFKEAVLKTTIEIALKNFAANRNLSTTIDTINHEYTTIQNRLLLEENAKSHFVRLKYGYLYDTQEDVLLLSGKEVPLNDKEKKFMRLVVKNFGQVVSVEQIENYVWDGELVGEGALRSLIFRIRQKVPKDLITCYSKIGYKVTLG, from the coding sequence ATGAAGCCGGGCATCATGATCGTCGAAGATGAGAGCATTATCGCCCTGAATATCAAGGAGATCCTGCTGATGCAGGGGTACGAGGTGACCGGGATCGCCCCGGACAGGGCAAGTGCATTCGCCCTTTTGGAGCGCAGGAAGCCGGACCTGATCCTCATGGACATCACCCTCAAAAACCGTGAAGACGGCATTGAACTGGCCCGGAACATAACGGCAGACCTGGAGATACCCATCGTGTTTCTGACGGCGAACGACAAGGACAAAACGATTGACCGGGCCATCGACATCCAGCCCTACGGTTATATCCTCAAGCCCTTCAAAGAAGCGGTGCTGAAAACGACTATAGAGATCGCTTTGAAGAATTTTGCGGCCAATCGGAACCTCTCGACGACAATCGATACGATCAACCACGAGTACACCACTATCCAGAACCGCCTCCTGCTGGAAGAGAATGCGAAAAGCCATTTTGTCAGGTTGAAGTACGGCTATCTCTACGATACGCAGGAGGATGTGCTGCTGTTGTCGGGAAAGGAGGTGCCGCTGAACGATAAAGAGAAGAAGTTCATGAGGCTCGTGGTCAAGAATTTCGGCCAAGTCGTCAGTGTCGAACAGATCGAGAATTATGTCTGGGACGGTGAACTGGTCGGGGAGGGGGCCCTGCGTTCCCTGATCTTTCGAATTCGGCAGAAAGTCCCCAAGGATCTGATTACCTGCTACTCCAAGATCGGGTACAAAGTCACCCTCGGGTGA
- a CDS encoding sensor histidine kinase, with translation MNRTHLEFSDRNKAKIQAAGFAFAGVIGVAIVDRISIGLIQIKEDTYGLPFLIGVLFFLLSAIFLYSLLRKTAMVAEKAQATLAACQREEKEELQLFNFALDNSADAIYWFTFDTRFFYVNDAACKMLGYSKEELLQMKLCEIDPNSDLNGRAFLEEVKERGFVCFESIQIRKDGSRFPASVSTNYFCNGTHEFICAFGRDITEQKEKEKIIIEQNRALKHSLEDKEALIKEIHHRVKNNLEVISSLLQMQNRRETDRHVKDALSKSQSRIFAIALVHEMLYKNSGLATIDMKQHLERLSEAMMELYDPNERIAVHVEADNVSLSMDNAVLVALIVHELFLNAIKHAFKGDGRGEIRIFIHHAEDGSILFGVRDNGVGFDPKTTDMTNTLGCQLINSITEFQLNGTIEVVNDNGFCCTIRFRPNEQGSK, from the coding sequence TTGAACCGTACTCATCTTGAATTTTCCGATCGGAACAAGGCGAAGATCCAGGCCGCAGGGTTTGCGTTTGCCGGTGTCATCGGGGTCGCGATTGTTGACAGGATTTCGATCGGTCTGATCCAGATCAAAGAAGATACGTACGGTCTGCCTTTCCTGATCGGCGTCCTTTTTTTCCTGTTAAGCGCAATTTTTCTCTACTCTTTGCTGCGCAAAACGGCCATGGTCGCCGAAAAGGCGCAGGCGACGCTGGCGGCTTGCCAGCGCGAGGAGAAAGAGGAGCTCCAGCTCTTCAACTTCGCCCTGGACAACAGTGCGGACGCCATCTACTGGTTCACCTTCGACACCCGTTTTTTCTATGTCAACGACGCCGCCTGCAAGATGCTGGGGTACTCGAAAGAGGAGTTGCTGCAGATGAAACTGTGCGAGATCGATCCTAACAGCGATCTCAACGGCAGGGCGTTTCTCGAAGAGGTCAAGGAGCGCGGGTTCGTCTGTTTCGAGAGCATCCAGATCCGCAAGGACGGCAGCCGTTTCCCCGCATCGGTATCGACGAACTATTTTTGCAACGGGACGCACGAGTTCATTTGCGCGTTCGGTCGGGACATCACCGAGCAGAAAGAAAAAGAAAAAATCATCATCGAACAGAACCGCGCGCTGAAGCACTCCCTGGAGGACAAAGAGGCCCTGATCAAGGAGATCCACCACAGGGTGAAGAACAACCTGGAAGTGATCTCCTCGTTGCTGCAGATGCAGAACCGCCGTGAAACGGACCGGCATGTCAAAGACGCGCTCTCCAAGAGCCAAAGCCGTATTTTTGCCATTGCGCTCGTCCATGAAATGCTCTACAAGAACTCCGGGCTTGCGACGATCGATATGAAACAGCACCTCGAGCGCCTCTCCGAGGCGATGATGGAGCTTTACGACCCGAACGAACGCATCGCCGTGCATGTCGAGGCGGACAACGTCAGCCTCTCGATGGACAACGCCGTGCTGGTCGCGCTGATCGTGCATGAGCTTTTTCTCAATGCGATCAAACATGCATTCAAAGGGGACGGCCGCGGAGAGATCCGTATCTTTATCCATCATGCGGAGGACGGGAGCATCCTCTTCGGTGTACGCGACAACGGCGTCGGCTTTGATCCGAAGACGACGGACATGACCAACACCCTGGGGTGCCAGCTGATCAACTCCATCACCGAGTTCCAGCTCAACGGAACGATCGAGGTCGTCAACGACAACGGCTTCTGCTGCACCATCCGTTTCCGCCCCAATGAGCAGGGGAGCAAATGA
- a CDS encoding cytochrome c produces the protein MTRLAITLLFAGTSMFAVELGKQYKFADGKEAFQKVCAHCHTLKTAPHSIFTKMDDAAGVKARAEGIFQTVRHGSNAMPAFRKSEIDDATLMELATNLADGTIADPTAK, from the coding sequence ATGACACGATTGGCTATCACGCTTCTGTTTGCAGGTACGTCCATGTTCGCGGTCGAACTTGGCAAACAATACAAATTTGCAGACGGGAAAGAGGCATTTCAAAAAGTATGCGCACACTGCCATACGCTGAAAACCGCACCGCACTCCATTTTCACCAAAATGGACGACGCCGCGGGTGTAAAGGCGAGAGCGGAAGGGATTTTCCAGACGGTGAGACACGGCAGCAACGCCATGCCCGCCTTCCGGAAGTCGGAAATAGACGACGCGACGCTGATGGAACTGGCGACGAACCTGGCCGACGGCACGATCGCCGATCCGACGGCAAAGTGA
- a CDS encoding twin-arginine translocation signal domain-containing protein yields MYRRAFMKHAALAAAAAALSSPLAATGAEGNEGGRLITVVSARADETGYVDAPDAGDLIRLGSDRLENFRLLAAAIAEHRGATFCGLVAPSDYALLQQAAMPARVSFVSEITHMPTASGTHHTESTLSATTMKKVFDHIDALSTDRYGMAVSAYHTVVGLKAAAVAKRHDFTTGHFAQNAFVSFVFKA; encoded by the coding sequence ATGTATCGTAGAGCTTTCATGAAACACGCCGCGCTGGCCGCGGCAGCGGCGGCGCTCTCCTCCCCGCTCGCCGCGACGGGCGCCGAGGGCAACGAAGGCGGCAGACTCATCACCGTCGTTTCCGCTCGTGCCGACGAAACCGGCTATGTAGACGCCCCGGATGCGGGCGACCTCATCCGCCTGGGCAGCGACAGGCTGGAAAACTTCCGCCTGCTTGCCGCGGCCATCGCCGAACACAGGGGCGCGACGTTCTGCGGCCTGGTGGCGCCGAGCGATTATGCCCTGCTGCAGCAGGCGGCCATGCCGGCGCGGGTCTCTTTCGTTTCCGAGATTACCCATATGCCCACCGCATCGGGGACGCACCATACGGAATCAACCCTCTCCGCCACGACGATGAAGAAGGTTTTCGACCATATCGATGCGCTCAGTACCGACCGGTACGGCATGGCGGTCTCGGCCTACCACACCGTCGTCGGACTCAAAGCGGCGGCCGTCGCTAAACGACACGACTTTACCACCGGACATTTCGCTCAGAACGCGTTTGTCTCATTCGTATTCAAAGCATAA
- a CDS encoding FAD-binding oxidoreductase: MSNKLTAMPKNVSHETMQKAIKAFVKIVGKENVLIGDEEMLPYEKIMMAVPIEEHMPALAVQASTKEQVVEIVKVCDKYVIPIWTFSTGKNMGYGTAAPAQRGSVILDLHKMNRIIEVNPDLCYAIVEPGVTYQQLFDYIHEKGYKLWLSCPAPSAIASPLGNTMDRGVGYTPYGEHFMMQCGMEIVLADGSEFRTGMGGIENSTSWGVFKWGYGPYLDGIFTQSNYGICTKMGMWLMPEPPAYKPFCITFDKVEDVEKIVEVLRPLRIANIIPNAFTIASTLYEAAGVVSRADYVDGNRAITDGEIEKIKKDTGMGTWNVYAGLYGTEEANELNWKIIQSAVSANFKNVAFLTAAEMGDDPIFTYRADLMRGYMTLQEFGLYNWRGGGGSMWFAPVAPAEGKHTLNQSALAKKILNKYEFDYVAEFIVGWRDMHHIVDLLYNRNDPEEMQRAHDCYAELVREFAAQGYGVYRTSSGFMDLVAETYGPEIHNVFQKIKRALDPKGILAPGKSGIY; this comes from the coding sequence ATGAGTAATAAACTGACGGCCATGCCGAAAAACGTTTCGCATGAAACGATGCAGAAAGCCATCAAGGCGTTTGTCAAAATCGTAGGCAAGGAGAACGTGCTCATCGGCGACGAGGAGATGCTCCCCTATGAGAAGATCATGATGGCCGTGCCCATCGAAGAGCATATGCCGGCGCTCGCCGTCCAGGCGTCAACCAAAGAGCAGGTCGTCGAGATCGTCAAGGTGTGCGACAAATATGTCATCCCGATCTGGACCTTCTCGACGGGTAAAAACATGGGGTACGGTACCGCCGCGCCCGCGCAGCGGGGTTCGGTCATCCTCGATCTGCACAAGATGAACCGCATCATCGAGGTGAACCCCGATCTGTGCTACGCCATTGTCGAGCCCGGTGTCACCTACCAGCAGCTCTTCGACTACATCCATGAAAAAGGGTACAAACTCTGGCTTTCGTGCCCGGCACCCAGCGCCATCGCCAGCCCCCTGGGCAACACGATGGACCGCGGCGTTGGCTATACGCCCTACGGCGAACACTTTATGATGCAGTGCGGCATGGAGATCGTCCTGGCCGACGGCTCGGAGTTCCGGACCGGGATGGGCGGGATTGAGAACTCGACCAGCTGGGGCGTCTTCAAATGGGGCTACGGCCCCTACCTCGACGGTATCTTCACACAGAGCAACTACGGCATCTGTACGAAAATGGGGATGTGGCTGATGCCCGAACCGCCGGCGTACAAACCCTTCTGCATCACCTTCGACAAAGTCGAAGATGTCGAAAAGATCGTGGAGGTCCTGCGCCCGCTGCGTATCGCCAACATCATCCCCAACGCCTTCACCATCGCCAGCACGCTCTACGAGGCGGCCGGCGTCGTCAGCCGCGCGGACTATGTCGACGGAAACCGCGCCATTACCGACGGGGAGATCGAAAAGATCAAAAAAGATACCGGCATGGGCACCTGGAACGTCTATGCGGGATTGTACGGGACGGAAGAGGCCAACGAGCTCAACTGGAAGATCATCCAGTCGGCCGTCTCCGCCAACTTCAAAAATGTTGCCTTCCTGACCGCGGCCGAGATGGGAGACGACCCCATCTTCACATACCGCGCCGATCTGATGCGGGGCTACATGACCCTTCAGGAGTTCGGCCTGTACAACTGGCGCGGCGGCGGGGGGAGCATGTGGTTCGCACCGGTGGCGCCTGCCGAGGGGAAACACACCCTGAACCAGTCCGCCCTGGCCAAAAAGATCCTGAACAAATACGAATTCGACTACGTCGCCGAATTTATCGTGGGGTGGCGGGACATGCACCATATCGTCGACCTGCTCTATAACCGCAACGATCCCGAAGAGATGCAGCGCGCGCACGACTGTTACGCGGAGCTGGTCCGGGAGTTTGCCGCCCAGGGCTACGGCGTTTACCGTACCAGCAGCGGGTTTATGGACCTCGTCGCGGAGACGTACGGCCCTGAGATCCACAACGTCTTCCAGAAAATCAAACGCGCGCTCGACCCCAAAGGGATCTTGGCACCGGGCAAGTCGGGGATCTATTAA
- a CDS encoding DUF3530 family protein — MHSLLLSALVPLSLLAVTLPEKALYLEGSSDKGIILAHGKGMHPDFKVVGPLRKALHEDLDFHTLSLQMPTNHEDYAGYEAEQPRVNAMIDQAIVYLKEHGVKSIYLMGHSLGAGMTSGYLVSHPDASIDGYIAVGCRGNGSKVVSCNDNMPKIKTSVLDVWGRANAEDEGFAATRRKLVGPKYKQYGIDGANHVLDGAEGFFVDEVETWLEGQETE, encoded by the coding sequence ATGCACAGTCTACTGCTTTCAGCGCTCGTTCCTCTCTCCCTATTGGCCGTCACCCTGCCCGAAAAAGCACTCTACCTCGAAGGCAGTAGCGACAAAGGCATCATTCTCGCGCATGGCAAGGGGATGCATCCCGATTTCAAAGTCGTCGGGCCGTTGCGAAAGGCGCTGCACGAAGACCTGGATTTCCACACCCTCTCCTTGCAGATGCCGACGAACCACGAGGATTACGCAGGGTACGAGGCGGAGCAGCCGCGTGTAAACGCCATGATCGACCAGGCGATCGTCTACTTGAAAGAGCACGGGGTAAAGTCGATCTACCTCATGGGGCACTCTCTGGGGGCGGGAATGACTTCGGGCTACCTTGTTTCGCATCCCGACGCCTCCATTGACGGCTACATCGCCGTAGGGTGCCGGGGCAACGGTAGCAAGGTCGTCTCCTGCAACGACAACATGCCGAAGATCAAAACGAGCGTGCTGGACGTCTGGGGCAGGGCGAACGCGGAGGATGAAGGGTTCGCCGCGACACGAAGAAAACTTGTCGGTCCGAAGTACAAACAGTACGGCATCGACGGCGCGAACCATGTGCTCGACGGGGCCGAGGGGTTCTTTGTCGACGAGGTCGAAACGTGGCTTGAAGGTCAGGAAACGGAGTGA
- a CDS encoding ABC-F family ATP-binding cassette domain-containing protein, translated as MIQFSNLSKSFGSQELFSNLNFQLNPGNKVGLVGRNGSGKSTLFKIILGEESPDSGEVITPKGYRIGALKQYLHFTEPTLREEAALALGEEMQYDFYRVEKILFGLGFDQEDLDKDPGSFSGGYQIRINLAKLLVTEPNLLLLDEPTNYLDILSLRWLKAFLRSFKGEVILITHDRDFMDSIVTHTMGLVRRSLFVIPGDTHKFYDQLKANDELYEKQKAADDKKRKELEDFIARNKARASTAALAQSKVKQLEKMGEMDDLGFDPTLTFDFNFKETPAKVLLDVKGLSFGYTPEHLLFKDVSFTLEKGQCLAIIGKNGSGKSTLLNNIAGELTPLGGEVAFHPSTSFGHFGQTNISRLNPGNTIMEEIYEANPKLSASVVRGICGGMMFSGDLAEKKVSLLSGGEKSRVMLGQILARPANLLFLDEPTHHLDIDSIEALMVAIENFKGSCIIVTHSEEMLRRVADRLIIFSKNGAEYFDGGYDDFLAKIGWGEEDQVERVKTAPKNNYKANKKEINALTRERSKATAPLRKAVEKLEKAIMESESAIKTLHAELVAASNSGDNSRVMELHQTVAKEEKAVEADFERLAEAQEKLDELMESYEKRFAELEG; from the coding sequence ATGATACAGTTTTCAAACCTCTCCAAGAGCTTCGGCAGCCAGGAGCTTTTTTCCAACCTCAATTTCCAGCTCAACCCGGGCAACAAGGTCGGGCTCGTCGGCCGCAACGGCAGCGGCAAGTCCACGCTTTTCAAGATCATCCTCGGCGAAGAGAGCCCTGACAGCGGCGAAGTCATCACCCCCAAGGGCTACCGTATCGGTGCGCTGAAGCAGTACCTCCATTTCACCGAACCGACCCTGCGCGAAGAGGCGGCGCTGGCCCTAGGCGAGGAGATGCAGTACGACTTCTACCGGGTCGAGAAGATCCTCTTCGGCCTCGGCTTCGACCAGGAGGACCTCGACAAGGACCCCGGCTCCTTCTCCGGCGGCTACCAGATCCGCATCAATCTCGCCAAGCTGCTGGTGACCGAACCGAACCTACTGCTGCTCGACGAACCGACCAACTACCTCGACATCCTCTCCCTGCGCTGGCTCAAGGCTTTCCTGCGCAGCTTCAAGGGCGAGGTGATCCTCATCACCCACGACCGCGACTTCATGGACTCCATCGTTACCCACACCATGGGGCTCGTGCGCCGCAGCCTCTTTGTCATCCCCGGCGACACGCACAAGTTCTACGACCAGCTCAAGGCCAACGACGAGCTCTACGAGAAGCAGAAGGCCGCCGACGACAAGAAGCGCAAGGAGCTCGAGGATTTCATCGCCCGCAACAAGGCGCGCGCCTCTACCGCGGCGCTGGCTCAGTCCAAGGTCAAGCAGCTCGAGAAGATGGGAGAGATGGACGACCTCGGCTTCGACCCCACGCTGACGTTCGACTTCAACTTCAAGGAGACCCCGGCAAAGGTGCTCCTCGACGTCAAAGGGCTCAGCTTCGGCTATACGCCGGAGCACCTCCTCTTCAAAGACGTCTCCTTCACCCTGGAGAAGGGGCAGTGCCTCGCCATCATCGGTAAAAACGGCTCGGGTAAATCGACCCTGCTCAACAACATCGCCGGCGAGCTGACCCCTCTCGGCGGCGAAGTGGCGTTTCACCCCTCGACCTCGTTCGGCCACTTCGGGCAGACGAACATCTCGCGCCTCAACCCGGGCAACACCATCATGGAGGAGATCTACGAGGCCAACCCGAAACTCTCCGCCTCCGTCGTGCGCGGCATCTGCGGCGGCATGATGTTCAGCGGGGACCTCGCGGAGAAGAAGGTCTCCCTGCTGTCAGGCGGCGAGAAGAGCCGCGTCATGCTGGGCCAGATCCTCGCGCGCCCGGCGAACCTGCTCTTCCTCGACGAACCGACCCACCACCTCGACATCGACTCCATCGAGGCGCTGATGGTCGCCATCGAGAATTTCAAAGGTTCATGCATCATCGTCACCCACTCCGAGGAGATGCTCCGCCGCGTCGCCGACCGGCTCATCATCTTCTCCAAAAACGGGGCCGAATACTTCGACGGCGGCTATGACGACTTTTTGGCGAAGATCGGCTGGGGCGAGGAGGACCAGGTGGAACGGGTCAAAACCGCCCCCAAGAACAACTACAAGGCGAACAAAAAAGAGATCAACGCCCTCACCCGCGAACGCTCCAAGGCGACCGCGCCGCTGCGCAAAGCGGTGGAGAAGCTGGAAAAAGCAATCATGGAAAGCGAATCAGCCATCAAAACGCTCCACGCGGAGCTTGTCGCTGCTTCAAACAGCGGGGACAACTCCAGGGTAATGGAACTCCACCAGACCGTTGCCAAAGAGGAGAAGGCGGTCGAGGCGGATTTCGAACGCCTCGCCGAAGCGCAGGAGAAGCTCGACGAGCTTATGGAAAGCTACGAGAAACGCTTCGCGGAGCTGGAGGGGTGA